ctctttctctttatttttgaaGCTGCAAGGAAGAAATGTTACGTGTATGGCAACTCGAAAGAACATACCATCATCCAACCGAGGGACACGACAGGCTATTAACAGTGATTACAAAGGCTCTAGCTATGACAATACTTTGGATTCTCAACAGTGGTAATTAGATGGCAACAAACAGGACAATTAATAGAATGAAAGGAATCAGTTGTGGCCCCTgcttggaatcaggtgtggttcCTTTGGCCACTTTGCTGATCAAATTGGACACTAATATTAATTACTTTACACAGttccaatcaatcaatcaaatccAAACACAAACTTATCCAATATCTAGTTCCAGCAAGTTTATAAGTGTGTAAAGTGAACATGTTTCTTGTCTCCACTACAGAAAAACATGACTAACCTGTGATGTGTATGTTATCCACACCCTCTGcaattattattgatttttaattGTCTCTGgctttgttatttgtttgtcaCCTAGTCTTTGCAAAGGCTTGCATGTCTTCTGTAATTCTACAAAGTAAAGAATTTTCACAATAAATAACTATGTATAACTCAGTACAGCATTTAAATTTGTTTGGTAAATTTTTATAGCACTGTAGCCTGTTGTCATGTCAGCAGCAGAATTGGTAACCACAGACAATAGatcacaaaccacacacactttttttctaactagactcaatcacacacacacacacactctctctctctctctctctctctctctctctctctctaagctaCCATACAGTGTGAAAGCTGTAAACCCTGGTTAATGATATTACCTTGAACAAAGTTAagtcataaacacacagacaatcaggggatttattttttatttttgtttttaaaaaatggaattgAGATTTTCACAGTGATTGCCACAGCAATAACATCTAATGTAAAACTGTACATAGTACAAACTCGGAACCATTGTTTCCAATGATTGATCCTAAAAAATGATAATACagataatacaaaaaaaaaataaaacaaataaaagataaatgtatttttccaaTCCTATTTCAATTAGATTTTTTGGGGtgaaatttacaataaaaagtTTCAGCATATTTGCATGAGATATTTTCTTAgtgaagaaatgatgaaatatttagAAGAGTAATTAAGATCCTAATTTATGATCTATGCAATAAAGATAAAGCAGGAGCCAGAGAAGTTTTTATGTAACAGAAGCACAAAAAAATCTTAATAgctgcaaatataaaattacagtATAATTTTATTGCCAGCCATGTATATGAGTATGAAAGGGCTTGTTAAATCATAAGGTTATATAATGTACatgatgttttgttgttgttgttgttcactAATCCAAGATCCGATCCAGGAAGTTGTTTGCATTTACTGGCATGGTGGACCCATTATTATTCAGGTGTTCTAATTGTCCTGTGATTCTCTGCCCTTCTCGTCCAGTGAGAAAGGAAGAATTCAAATTCTCCTACATGTCATCCCTCTTTCTCTGACGTTTTTCAagttccattttcatttcaaggACCTGCTTCCTCTCCTCATCCATCTCTGCTTGCCGTTTTTCTAAAAGTTCCCACATTTTTCTCAGGTCCTGCTTCTCCTTTTCCACTTGCTTTTCTTTGAATTCCAGTTCTCTCAACCTCTCTTCTAGCTTGTCCTCATGAATAATGTGCACTAATTGGTTGTGTTCTTTACCTAGTTCATACATCTGAAGCactctgtgtttttctgaaaaggaaaaatatgGAAGAGACTCTTTGGTTAGAATTCTTGTAACAAacataattaattaagtaagtaagtagttataattaataattaaatggtTGGTCACTAGACATAAATGTTTTACAATTAATTGCTGACAAACATAGATGAATAAATTTCAGCAAAGGCTAATGGTTAGAGGATTGTCTGACCTAGCTCACGGTACAGTAATGGCTCACAGTAGAAGAGTGTATTGTAGAATCCATCGCTCTGTTTTATCCCATGCTGCTCCAAAACTCTAAACATGGCATGCATTCTCGCCTCGCTTCCTTCCTCTTCACACACCTGGAAATACTCTTCTTCTGTAATCAGGCCCTGATGGAGCATTCGGTTGGCCACTGGTTCCACCTGCCTCACTGACTGAATGAGCCTCTGCCTCACCATATGCACATATTGAGAGTGCTCTGAATGGGAGAGATTACAGTCTGTGAGTGATTTTCATTTACCAAGTCCACTTTAAGCATGAGAAATTATTAAATTACTTGTTTCTTGGGGTCTGAGCTTCATGTTGCATAGATTTTAATTATTGGGACTGTGTATGCCATCGCTTAAGCTAGTGTGAGTTATGCTTTTAAACTGCATTTATATGTTTGAAAAAATATGATgacccccttctctctctcatatacagtatacatgttCACATCAATGAAGAGAAATGTAATGACTTTGATGGTGGCATGGATGTTGGCACCAGTTGGTCTGGTCTTAGTATTTCAGGAATGGCTAATGTCCTGGGAATTTGCGCACACATACGTCTTTTCTGTTTACCAAGGAAATAGGTAATTAagttattaaatatgattgtttaGGTGTGTATGGGTGTGCATGATCAAAGAATAGCGTGGACTATAGCCAGGTATAAACAGAATGCTGTGAGCCGTcccaacagaataaaaaaaaaagaaaattaggaAAATTAACTTTGAATGCAACTTACCCATCTGCAGAGTAAGCTCAGGCTCATGTTCTTGTAGTAATCTGTAAAGGGCTTCTCTTCCCTGTTGTCCTTTGCTAGACAGAGCATGCAAGAGCTGTTTCATTCTATCCTGAGACCTTGAAGATTCTACAATGGTCCTGTATTTGTCCTGAGTCAGCAGACCCTGGTTGAGCAAAGCTTTACATATCCGCCGGCTTTCGTTCACCCTCTCAACCAGCTCGTCCATACAGCTCGTTACCACATCTGCACACACAGAGATAACACACTGAGTGGAGTAATTCCCCAGTTCAGTAATACCCAACACATGCTAATCAATGGTC
This portion of the Hemibagrus wyckioides isolate EC202008001 linkage group LG29, SWU_Hwy_1.0, whole genome shotgun sequence genome encodes:
- the LOC131348845 gene encoding cytotardin-like is translated as MYPEMNMARHQDVVTSCMDELVERVNESRRICKALLNQGLLTQDKYRTIVESSRSQDRMKQLLHALSSKGQQGREALYRLLQEHEPELTLQMEHSQYVHMVRQRLIQSVRQVEPVANRMLHQGLITEEEYFQVCEEEGSEARMHAMFRVLEQHGIKQSDGFYNTLFYCEPLLYRELEKHRVLQMYELGKEHNQLVHIIHEDKLEERLRELEFKEKQVEKEKQDLRKMWELLEKRQAEMDEERKQVLEMKMELEKRQRKRDDM